A stretch of Gossypium hirsutum isolate 1008001.06 chromosome A06, Gossypium_hirsutum_v2.1, whole genome shotgun sequence DNA encodes these proteins:
- the LOC107963521 gene encoding RHOMBOID-like protein 8 — protein sequence MEGEASVNKLHTQIEIKPQGQEPPPPSSSVVDNSEMDIQPEGKLPFFKSRYRQRASDTWLISLLVILHLVAFITTTLFNYFSTGSVFFQPLSENPLLGPSASTLDKVGALRRAFLVQNHLNWRFFVCPWLHAGIIHFAINISCMIFIGIHLERDYGPLRIGVIYLLSAFFGSLVCSLFVRNNPVVASSGALFGLLGTMLSGLIRNWKVYSSKGAALAALFTVLATNFLLGLLPYIDNFANIGAFISGLLLGFVLLLTPQIRQMSKNKAGLFECGVKHAKSTVKLKQKLALDRPILRSISLMLFVILLSGCLVALFLGIDINHYCGWCRFIDCIPYKRWSCNDGPNTCEIMKSNSEMTLTCLYNGNTRVFPFTNLSQARINDLCAMIC from the exons ATGGAAGGGGAAGCCTCAGTCAATAAGCTCCATACCCAGATCGAAATCAAGCCCCAGGGCCAAGAACCGCCGCCCCCATCCTCCTCCGTCGTCGACAATTCCGAAATGGACATCCAGCCTGAAGGAAAACTTCCTTTCTTCAAGTCCCGCTACCGGCAGAGGGCATCGGACACATGGCTCATCTCTCTGTTGGTCATCCTTCATCTCGTGGCTTTCATAACCACAACTCTCTTCAACTATTTCTCGACGGGCAGTGTCTTCTTTCAGCCTCTCTCTGAGAATCCCCTGCTTGGTCCCTCTGCTTCCAC GCTAGATAAAGTTGGGGCACTGCGAAGGGCTTTTTTGGTTCAGAACCACCTAAATTGGCGTTTCTTCGTATGCCCCTGGTTACATGCTGGGATCATACACTTTGCCATCAATATCAGCTGTATGATCTTTATTGGAATCCATTTAGAGAGAGACTATGGACCCT TGAGGATTGGGGTAATCTACCTACTTTCGGCATTCTTTGGTAGCTTGGTATGTTCACTTTTTGTTCGAAATAATCCTGTAGTTGCTTCCTCTGGTGCTTTGTTCGGATTACTTGGAACGATGCTTTCTGGGCTTATCCGTAACTGGAAAGTTTACTCAAGCAAG GGTGCAGCTTTGGCAGCACTTTTCACAGTTCTGGCGACGAATTTCCTCCTTGGTTTGCTACCATACATCGACAATTTTGCAAATATTGGTGCCTTTATATCCGGACTTCTACTCGGGTTTGTGCTTTTGCTCACCCCTCAGATTAGGCAAATGTCTAAAAACAAAGCAGGGCTGTTTGAATGCGGTGTCAAACATGCCAAGAGTACCGTTAAACTGAAGCAGAAGCTAGCACTAGACAGGCCGATTCTGAGGAGCATTTCTCTTATGCTGTTTGTTATTCT GCTTTCTGGATGTCTTGTAGCATTATTCCTAGGCATTGATATAAACCATTATTGCGGATGGTGTAGATTCATTGACTGTATCCCTTACAAAAGGTGGAGCTGCAATGATGGACCAAATACATGTgag ATCATGAAGAGCAACTCAGAGATGACATTGACCTGTTTGTATAATGGGAACACCAGGGTCTTCCCTTTCACCAACCTTTCACAGGCAAGGATAAATGACTTGTGCGCTATGATCTGCTGA